A genome region from Candidatus Binatia bacterium includes the following:
- a CDS encoding diacylglycerol kinase family protein — protein MAGIGVIVNPRASGNRERPGTAAHLTAVVGGDGEVVETANLDALDATLQGFRARGFDIVAISGGDGSLCHAISHAVGVWGEQNLPRFVALRGGTINNVSRTIGGPVLPEAFLGKVMSAYRSRRDLRCVERPLLRVNDSIYGSIVGAGLITHFLEEYYEGANPGPLSAAGILLRCGLSWLGKGSFIERIVPVLGGEAECDGEPLPFHDYTLVLASSVRHIGLGVQPFYLSGRKQGCFHVLAGPATPGQLLWRLPRFRRGFPAGLDTLYDNMARRFRIEFAEPQSFTVDGELFPSVRVLTIEAGPTVRFVRG, from the coding sequence TTGGCCGGCATTGGCGTGATCGTCAATCCGCGGGCCTCGGGAAACCGCGAACGGCCGGGCACTGCCGCGCACCTGACGGCCGTCGTCGGCGGCGACGGCGAGGTCGTCGAAACGGCCAATCTCGACGCCCTCGATGCGACGCTGCAGGGCTTTCGCGCGCGGGGGTTCGACATTGTCGCGATCAGCGGCGGAGACGGGTCGCTGTGCCACGCCATCTCGCACGCCGTCGGCGTCTGGGGCGAGCAGAACCTGCCGCGCTTTGTCGCGCTGCGCGGCGGCACCATCAACAACGTGTCGCGTACGATCGGGGGGCCGGTGTTGCCCGAGGCTTTCCTCGGCAAGGTGATGTCGGCGTATCGCTCGCGGCGCGACCTGCGCTGCGTCGAGAGGCCGCTGCTGAGGGTCAACGATTCGATTTACGGCAGCATCGTCGGCGCCGGGCTGATCACGCATTTCCTCGAGGAATACTACGAGGGAGCAAACCCGGGGCCCCTGTCGGCCGCCGGCATCCTGCTTCGCTGCGGCCTGTCGTGGCTCGGCAAAGGGTCGTTCATCGAAAGGATCGTGCCGGTGCTCGGCGGCGAGGCCGAATGCGACGGCGAGCCGCTGCCGTTTCACGACTACACGCTGGTGCTGGCCAGCTCGGTGCGCCACATCGGCCTCGGCGTGCAGCCTTTCTATCTCAGCGGTCGCAAGCAGGGATGTTTCCACGTACTGGCGGGGCCGGCGACGCCCGGCCAGCTCCTGTGGCGGCTTCCGCGCTTCCGGCGGGGATTTCCCGCAGGGCTCGATACCTTGTATGACAACATGGCCCGGCGTTTCCGTATCGAATTCGCCGAGCCGCAATCGTTCACCGTCGATGGAGAGCTTTTTCCTTCCGTCCGCGTGCTGACGATCGAGGCGGGGCCTACGGTGCGCTTCGTTCGCGGCTGA
- a CDS encoding limonene-1,2-epoxide hydrolase family protein, whose product MARSNEQIVRDFCSAWARRDADELLGFFTDDAVYHNIPMPPVAGKAAIREVFNLFLPPAQKIEFEMLHLAVAGNVVFTERVDRFVLGAADVELPVAGVFEIEDGRIKAWRDYFDMATWQRQTAVG is encoded by the coding sequence ATGGCACGAAGCAACGAACAGATCGTCCGCGACTTCTGCTCTGCCTGGGCACGCCGCGATGCCGACGAGCTTCTCGGCTTCTTCACCGACGACGCCGTCTATCACAACATCCCGATGCCGCCGGTGGCCGGTAAGGCGGCGATCCGCGAAGTCTTCAACCTGTTCCTGCCGCCGGCACAGAAGATCGAATTCGAGATGCTGCACCTGGCGGTCGCGGGAAACGTCGTGTTCACGGAGAGGGTCGACCGATTCGTGCTCGGAGCCGCCGACGTCGAGCTGCCGGTGGCGGGTGTCTTCGAGATCGAGGACGGCCGCATCAAGGCCTGGCGGGACTACTTCGACATGGCGACGTGGCAGCGCCAGACCGCGGTGGGCTGA
- the sucC gene encoding ADP-forming succinate--CoA ligase subunit beta produces MNLHEFQAKALIARYGVRVPRGEVAETPEKAGEIAAKLGSAVVVVKAQIHAGGRGAGAVVDSEADAAAIFAKNLAKEGLPKHDRKGGVRVVKSAADATAAARAILGKILVTRQTGASGRQVRRVLVEEGCDIGRELYLSVLLDRAVGRVILMASQAGGMDIEHVAATTPEKIFRVTVDPALGLQDHQARRLAFQLAVPAAKLDEWVAFFHAIYNAYVGVDASLVEINPLVQTGDGSPLALDAKVSIDDNALYRHDDVRELRDENEEDPKERAAAKFDLSYIALSGNIGCMVNGAGLAMATMDIIHHHGGEPANFCDVGGGATTQKVAEAFKIILSDANVKAVFINIFGGIMKCDVLAQGVVEASRQVGVKVPLVVRMEGTNVDEGKRIIGASGLGIITAADMADGAKKAVEAAGKAH; encoded by the coding sequence ATGAATCTTCACGAGTTCCAGGCAAAAGCGCTGATCGCGCGTTACGGCGTGCGCGTCCCTCGCGGCGAAGTCGCCGAGACTCCCGAGAAGGCCGGCGAGATCGCCGCAAAGCTCGGCAGCGCCGTCGTCGTCGTCAAGGCGCAGATCCACGCCGGCGGCCGCGGTGCCGGCGCCGTCGTCGACAGCGAAGCGGATGCGGCTGCGATCTTCGCGAAGAACCTCGCCAAGGAAGGACTTCCGAAGCACGACCGCAAGGGCGGGGTGCGCGTCGTCAAGTCGGCCGCCGATGCGACCGCCGCCGCGCGCGCGATTCTCGGCAAGATCCTCGTCACGCGCCAGACCGGCGCTTCCGGGCGCCAGGTGCGCCGCGTGCTCGTCGAGGAAGGCTGCGATATCGGCCGCGAGCTGTACCTGTCGGTGCTTCTGGACCGCGCCGTCGGGCGCGTGATCCTGATGGCCAGCCAGGCCGGCGGCATGGACATCGAGCACGTCGCCGCGACGACTCCGGAGAAGATCTTTCGCGTCACCGTCGATCCGGCTCTCGGGCTGCAGGACCACCAGGCGCGTCGCCTCGCGTTCCAGCTCGCCGTGCCGGCCGCGAAGCTCGACGAGTGGGTCGCGTTCTTCCACGCCATCTACAACGCGTACGTCGGAGTCGATGCGTCTCTGGTCGAGATCAATCCCCTGGTGCAGACCGGCGACGGAAGTCCGCTCGCGCTGGACGCGAAAGTCTCGATCGACGACAACGCGCTGTACCGCCACGACGACGTCCGCGAGCTGCGCGACGAAAACGAAGAAGACCCGAAGGAGAGGGCGGCCGCGAAGTTCGACCTTTCGTACATCGCGCTCAGCGGCAACATCGGTTGCATGGTCAATGGCGCGGGTCTTGCGATGGCGACGATGGACATCATCCATCACCACGGCGGCGAGCCGGCCAATTTCTGCGACGTCGGCGGCGGCGCCACCACGCAGAAGGTCGCCGAGGCATTCAAGATCATCCTGTCGGACGCCAACGTGAAGGCCGTTTTCATCAACATTTTCGGCGGCATCATGAAGTGCGACGTGCTGGCGCAGGGAGTGGTGGAGGCGTCCAGGCAGGTCGGCGTCAAGGTTCCGCTCGTCGTGCGCATGGAAGGAACCAACGTCGACGAAGGCAAGCGCATCATCGGTGCCTCCGGGCTCGGCATCATCACGGCCGCCGACATGGCCGACGGCGCGAAGAAGGCCGTCGAAGCCGCCGGCAAAGCTCACTGA
- the icd gene encoding isocitrate dehydrogenase (NADP(+)), with translation MPSYKHVTVPADGKPISIGVGGRLEVPDNPIIPFIEGDGTGPDIWKASVRVFDAAVAKAYGGKRRVAWMEVYAGEKANDVYGPATWLPEETNEVLRQFRVAIKGPLTTPVGGGIRSINVALRQIHDLYACVRPVRYFTGVPSPVKHPERLNIVLFRENTEDVYSGIEFQAGTAEADEVARFVSARANKPIRPGSAIGIKPTSKEGSQRLVRRAIQYAIANKRPTVTIVHKGNIMKFTEGAFRDWGYELAAKEFAAETITEADVYDKHGGKTPAGKILVKDRIADAMFQQILLRPDEYDVVATMNLNGDYLSDAAAAQVGGLGLAPGANIGDETAVFEATHGTAPKYAGLDKINPGSVILSGVLMFEHLGWSEVARSIEESVEKTISAKIVTYDLARQMEGAREVSCSGFASAMIENL, from the coding sequence ATGCCGAGCTATAAGCACGTCACCGTCCCGGCAGACGGCAAGCCGATCTCCATTGGAGTAGGCGGCCGCCTGGAAGTTCCCGACAACCCGATCATCCCGTTCATCGAAGGCGACGGCACCGGCCCCGACATCTGGAAGGCCTCGGTGCGCGTCTTCGACGCCGCGGTCGCCAAGGCGTACGGCGGCAAGCGCCGCGTCGCGTGGATGGAAGTCTACGCCGGCGAAAAGGCCAACGACGTTTACGGCCCGGCCACCTGGCTGCCCGAGGAGACCAACGAGGTTCTTCGCCAGTTCCGCGTCGCGATCAAGGGACCGCTGACCACACCCGTCGGCGGCGGGATCCGCTCGATCAACGTCGCGCTTCGCCAGATCCACGATCTTTACGCCTGCGTGAGGCCGGTACGCTACTTCACCGGCGTGCCGTCGCCGGTCAAGCACCCGGAGAGGCTCAATATCGTGCTGTTCCGGGAGAACACCGAGGACGTCTACTCGGGGATCGAGTTCCAGGCCGGAACCGCCGAGGCCGACGAAGTCGCGCGTTTCGTCTCTGCCAGGGCGAACAAGCCGATCCGCCCCGGATCGGCCATCGGCATCAAGCCGACGTCGAAGGAAGGCAGCCAGCGCCTGGTGCGCCGTGCGATCCAGTACGCGATCGCGAACAAGCGCCCGACCGTCACGATCGTGCACAAGGGCAACATCATGAAGTTCACCGAGGGCGCCTTCCGCGACTGGGGCTACGAGCTCGCAGCGAAGGAGTTCGCGGCGGAGACGATCACCGAGGCCGACGTCTACGACAAGCACGGCGGCAAGACGCCGGCCGGCAAGATCCTCGTCAAGGACAGGATCGCCGACGCGATGTTCCAGCAGATCCTGCTGCGCCCGGACGAATACGACGTCGTCGCGACGATGAACCTGAACGGCGACTACCTGTCGGACGCGGCGGCAGCGCAGGTCGGCGGCCTCGGGCTGGCTCCGGGTGCGAACATCGGGGACGAGACTGCAGTTTTCGAGGCGACGCACGGCACGGCTCCGAAGTACGCCGGTCTCGACAAGATCAATCCCGGCTCGGTCATCCTGTCGGGAGTGCTGATGTTCGAACATCTCGGCTGGAGCGAGGTCGCACGCAGCATCGAGGAGTCCGTCGAAAAGACGATCTCCGCGAAGATCGTCACCTACGACCTGGCCCGGCAGATGGAAGGCGCCCGCGAAGTCTCGTGCTCCGGCTTCGCCAGCGCGATGATCGAGAATTTATAA
- the mdh gene encoding malate dehydrogenase — MRRKIALIGAGNIGGTLAHLALLRGLGDVVLFDVVDGLPQGKALDLFEAGPIEGFDASVKGTNSYADIAGADVCIITAGLARKPGMSRDDLLATNSKIMKSVAEGIRTHAPKSFVIVISNPLDAMVTLCKRETGFPKNRVVGMAGVLDSARYRSFIAAEIGVSVTSVEAVVFGGHGDDMVPVRSACTVGGAPVTNFIGEARLAEIEERTRKAGGEIVALLKTGSAFYSPATAAIQMAEAYLFDRKQVLPCAAFLEGEYGLRNLYLGVPVIIGAGGVEKVIEIPLTADEKKAIGVSAEHVAELVGALDKVLAA; from the coding sequence ATGAGAAGGAAGATTGCACTGATCGGAGCGGGCAACATCGGCGGAACGCTGGCGCACCTGGCATTGCTGCGCGGGCTCGGTGACGTCGTCCTGTTCGACGTCGTCGACGGGCTGCCCCAGGGCAAGGCGCTCGACCTGTTCGAGGCCGGTCCGATCGAAGGCTTCGATGCCTCGGTCAAGGGCACCAACAGCTACGCCGACATCGCCGGCGCCGACGTCTGCATCATCACGGCCGGCCTGGCGCGCAAGCCCGGCATGAGCCGCGACGACCTCCTCGCGACCAATTCGAAGATCATGAAGTCGGTTGCCGAGGGCATCCGCACCCACGCGCCGAAGTCCTTCGTGATCGTCATCAGCAATCCGCTGGACGCGATGGTCACGCTCTGCAAGCGCGAGACCGGCTTCCCGAAAAACCGAGTCGTCGGCATGGCCGGTGTGCTCGACTCCGCGCGCTACCGGTCGTTCATCGCGGCCGAGATCGGCGTGTCGGTGACGAGCGTCGAAGCCGTCGTCTTCGGCGGTCACGGCGACGACATGGTGCCGGTGCGCTCGGCGTGCACCGTCGGCGGCGCCCCGGTGACGAACTTCATCGGGGAGGCGCGCCTTGCCGAGATCGAGGAGCGCACGCGCAAGGCCGGGGGCGAAATCGTCGCGCTGCTGAAGACCGGCTCGGCGTTCTACTCACCGGCCACTGCCGCGATCCAGATGGCGGAAGCCTACCTCTTCGATCGCAAGCAGGTGCTGCCGTGTGCGGCCTTCCTCGAAGGCGAGTACGGCCTGCGCAACCTGTACCTCGGAGTGCCGGTGATCATCGGCGCGGGCGGCGTCGAGAAGGTGATCGAGATTCCGCTGACGGCCGACGAGAAGAAAGCCATTGGAGTGTCGGCCGAGCACGTTGCCGAGCTGGTTGGCGCCCTGGACAAGGTGCTCGCGGCCTGA
- the ndk gene encoding nucleoside-diphosphate kinase, translated as MAERTLSIVKPDAVAKNAIGGIFSIFEKGGLHLVATRMIQLSRSQAEGFYAVHKARPFFNDLCTFMTEGPVVVSVLEGPNAILRHRELLGATDPAKADAGTVRKLYGTNIERNAAHGSDAPETAAFEIGYFFNALQIQSR; from the coding sequence ATGGCCGAACGGACCCTTTCCATCGTCAAGCCCGATGCGGTCGCGAAGAACGCGATCGGGGGCATCTTTTCCATCTTCGAAAAAGGCGGTCTCCACCTCGTCGCGACGAGGATGATCCAGCTGTCGCGCAGCCAGGCAGAAGGCTTCTACGCCGTGCACAAGGCGAGGCCGTTCTTCAACGACCTCTGTACGTTCATGACCGAAGGCCCCGTCGTCGTCTCGGTGCTCGAGGGCCCGAATGCGATCCTGCGCCACCGCGAGCTGCTCGGTGCGACCGATCCGGCCAAGGCCGACGCCGGCACCGTGCGCAAGCTCTACGGCACCAACATCGAGCGCAACGCTGCGCACGGCTCGGACGCACCGGAAACGGCCGCGTTCGAGATCGGCTATTTCTTCAACGCCCTCCAGATCCAGAGCCGCTGA
- the rlmN gene encoding 23S rRNA (adenine(2503)-C(2))-methyltransferase RlmN, with amino-acid sequence MTAAATDAPGGAPSPARPRAGARRQNVRSLTLDEISLWCAGRGFPAYRAGQVAGWLYNRPPCDVAEMHNLPAVVRSALEEDFDTTRPDRSLLDESSDGTRKLLVGLADGRVVESVLIPRDERTTLCISSQVGCALDCAYCATARLGLLRNLEPFEIVGQVMMAREVARPEPLTNYVFMGMGEPLANYDRLVRSIEILTAPWGLAISPRRITVSTAGLVPQLERLVRETDVHIAISLGSAIDDVRDTLMPVNRRYPLAELIGACRRLELPRRKRITFEYTLLAGINDSIDAAEAVASLLAGLPVKLNLIPFNEWEGSGFRRPDDRTVLAFQETVLAHGIHTTVRASRGRDIQAACGQLAASAGSREKRGG; translated from the coding sequence GTGACGGCTGCGGCGACGGACGCTCCCGGGGGCGCGCCGTCGCCGGCGCGGCCCCGCGCTGGCGCGCGCCGCCAGAACGTCCGCTCGCTGACTCTCGACGAGATCTCGCTGTGGTGCGCCGGGCGCGGCTTCCCCGCGTATCGCGCGGGACAGGTCGCCGGATGGCTCTACAACCGGCCGCCCTGCGACGTCGCGGAGATGCACAATCTTCCCGCGGTCGTGCGCTCGGCGCTCGAAGAAGATTTCGACACCACCCGGCCCGATCGCTCGCTGCTCGATGAGTCGAGCGACGGCACGCGCAAGCTGCTGGTCGGCCTGGCCGACGGCCGCGTCGTCGAAAGCGTGCTGATCCCGCGAGACGAGCGCACGACGCTGTGCATTTCGAGCCAGGTCGGCTGCGCACTCGACTGCGCGTACTGCGCGACCGCGCGCCTCGGCCTGCTGCGCAACCTCGAGCCCTTCGAGATCGTCGGCCAGGTGATGATGGCGCGCGAGGTGGCCAGGCCCGAGCCGCTGACCAACTACGTATTCATGGGAATGGGCGAGCCGCTCGCGAACTATGACCGGCTGGTGCGCTCGATCGAAATCCTGACGGCGCCGTGGGGACTGGCGATCTCGCCGCGCCGGATCACCGTCTCGACCGCCGGGCTCGTCCCTCAACTCGAACGGCTGGTGCGCGAGACCGACGTGCACATCGCGATTTCGCTGGGCTCGGCGATCGACGACGTGCGCGACACGCTGATGCCGGTCAACCGGCGCTATCCGCTGGCCGAGCTCATCGGCGCCTGCCGGCGGCTCGAGCTGCCGCGTCGCAAGCGCATCACGTTCGAGTACACGCTGCTCGCCGGCATCAACGACAGCATCGATGCGGCCGAAGCCGTGGCAAGCCTGCTCGCGGGTCTTCCGGTCAAGCTCAACCTGATCCCGTTCAACGAATGGGAGGGCTCCGGCTTTCGGCGGCCGGATGACCGGACGGTGCTCGCGTTCCAGGAAACGGTGCTCGCGCACGGCATTCACACCACGGTGCGGGCCAGCCGCGGCCGTGACATCCAGGCTGCGTGCGGCCAGCTCGCCGCGAGCGCGGGCTCGCGCGAGAAGCGGGGAGGCTGA
- the sucD gene encoding succinate--CoA ligase subunit alpha gives MSILLSSKSRVVTQGLGKTGQFHLLGCRDYGTKMVAAVKPGKSGTSWEGVPIYDTVADAVAQQGCDVSVIYVPPAGAADAILEAADSGIALIVCITEGIPVADMVRVKRGLEGGKARLIGPNCPGIITPGEAKVGIMPGYIHKPGRVGVISKSGTLTYECVHQLTLRGIGQSTCIGIGGDPIIGTGFIDALGLFNNDPDTDAVFMLGEIGGAAEIDAAAWIKENMKKPVAGFIAGQTAPPGKRMGHAGAIVSGGKGTAAEKIEALQAAGIRVAPSPAELGETLVAVMRG, from the coding sequence GTGTCGATTCTACTGTCTTCGAAAAGCCGCGTCGTCACCCAGGGCCTGGGCAAGACCGGCCAGTTCCACCTGCTCGGCTGCCGCGACTACGGCACCAAGATGGTCGCAGCCGTCAAGCCCGGAAAGTCGGGCACCTCGTGGGAAGGCGTCCCGATCTACGACACGGTGGCCGACGCGGTTGCACAGCAGGGCTGCGACGTGTCCGTCATCTACGTGCCGCCGGCCGGAGCTGCCGACGCGATCCTCGAGGCCGCCGATTCGGGCATCGCGCTGATCGTCTGCATTACCGAGGGAATTCCGGTCGCCGACATGGTCCGCGTCAAGCGTGGCCTCGAAGGCGGCAAGGCGCGCCTGATCGGTCCGAACTGCCCGGGCATCATCACGCCGGGTGAAGCCAAGGTCGGCATCATGCCGGGCTACATCCACAAGCCGGGTCGCGTGGGCGTCATCAGCAAGAGCGGCACTCTCACCTACGAGTGCGTGCACCAGCTCACGCTGCGCGGCATCGGGCAGTCGACCTGCATCGGCATCGGCGGCGATCCCATCATCGGCACCGGGTTCATCGACGCGCTGGGGCTCTTCAACAACGACCCGGACACCGACGCGGTGTTCATGCTCGGCGAGATCGGCGGCGCGGCGGAGATCGATGCCGCCGCCTGGATCAAGGAGAACATGAAGAAGCCGGTCGCCGGATTCATCGCCGGGCAGACTGCGCCTCCCGGCAAGCGGATGGGGCATGCCGGTGCGATCGTATCGGGCGGCAAGGGAACGGCCGCCGAGAAGATCGAAGCGCTGCAGGCAGCCGGCATTCGAGTGGCTCCCAGTCCCGCCGAGCTCGGCGAAACCCTCGTCGCGGTCATGCGCGGCTGA